In Pecten maximus chromosome 10, xPecMax1.1, whole genome shotgun sequence, one genomic interval encodes:
- the LOC117335858 gene encoding MAM domain-containing glycosylphosphatidylinositol anchor protein 1-like: protein MSEFALLKLFDLFVIRSEDLGQTSTVSNNVGILSCDFESSSICGYTQDKSDNFDWTRNHGGTGSANTGPFSDHTLGTTSGNYMYIETSRPRTPNQKARLLSPMTSYTTGAACVSFWYHMYGRNIGALNLYSKVGSTLGQPIWTRHSNQGNQWSTGQVTVQSSQAYQIVFEGIVGNGYAGDIAIDDVRVTAGACGASDKATPPVVKLAQTMITPKTMDKGDTSSLKQAVLVHQGRKPNFRVSPFLPLERAPNVSSSGTTCMAPTWAQ, encoded by the exons ATGTCAGAATTTGCTCTCTTAAAATTGTTTGATCTGTTTGTCATCAGATCAGAGGATCTTG GACAAACATCAACAGTAAGCAACAATGTTGGAATCTTATCATGTGATTTTGAGTCCAGCAGTATCTGTGGGTACACTCAAGACAAATCAGACAACTTTGACTGGACACGGAACCATGGCGGTACTGGTTCAGCCAACACAGGGCCTTTCAGTGACCACACATTAGGCACCACATCTG GAAACTATATGTACATTGAGACTTCGAGACCACGAACCCCCAACCAAAAGGCTCGTCTCCTGTCGCCCATGACATCGTACACTACAGGAGCAGCCTGTGTGTCATTCTGGTACCATATGTATGGCAGGAATATTGGTGCCTTAAACCTGTACTCAAAGGTAGGATCCACCCTTGGCCAACCTATCTGGACACGGCACAGTAACCAAGGCAACCAGTGGAGCACTGGACAGGTGACTGTCCAGTCATCGCAGGCATACCAG ATTGTCTTTGAAGGAATTGTTGGGAATGGTTATGCTGGAGATATTGCTATTGATGATGTCCGGGTGACCGCTGGGGCATGTGGAGCCAGTG ACAAGGCCACACCCCCAGTGGTCAAACTGGCCCAAACTATGATCACACCCAAAACAATGGACAAGGGAGATACATCTTCATTGAAACAAGCAGTCCTCGTTCACCAGGGCAGAAAGCCCAACTTCAGAGTGAGTCCTTTCCTGCCACTGGAAAGGGCACCAAATGTTTCAAGTTCTGGTACCACATGTATGGCTCCCACATGGGCACAGTGA